The following are encoded in a window of Microbacterium sp. LWO13-1.2 genomic DNA:
- the kdpC gene encoding K(+)-transporting ATPase subunit C, with product MSSFRSTVRTTGVALRAMLVLTLVLGVGYTLLVTGIGQVLLPWQANGSPLADGKGTVVGSALIGQSFTDADGEALPEYFQSRPSAAGDGYDGASSSGSNLGPENPDLVAAIEERRTTIAEREGVAPAQVPADAVTASASGLDPHISVAYALLQAPRVAAERGLSEAEVLSLVESRIQGRDLGFLGEERVNVAELNLALDEREGA from the coding sequence ATGTCCTCATTCCGCAGCACCGTTCGCACCACCGGCGTCGCACTCCGCGCGATGCTCGTCCTCACGCTGGTCCTCGGCGTCGGCTACACCCTCCTCGTCACGGGCATCGGACAGGTGCTCCTGCCCTGGCAGGCGAATGGCTCTCCCCTCGCCGATGGAAAGGGCACCGTGGTCGGCAGTGCGCTGATCGGCCAGTCCTTCACCGACGCCGACGGCGAGGCCCTGCCGGAGTACTTCCAGTCACGACCGTCGGCGGCCGGCGACGGCTATGACGGCGCCAGCTCCAGCGGCAGCAACCTCGGGCCGGAGAACCCCGATCTCGTCGCCGCTATCGAGGAGCGTCGCACGACGATCGCCGAGCGCGAGGGCGTCGCGCCCGCGCAGGTTCCGGCGGATGCCGTCACGGCATCCGCATCCGGACTCGACCCGCACATCAGCGTCGCCTATGCACTGCTCCAGGCCCCCAGGGTGGCAGCAGAGCGAGGCCTCTCCGAAGCAGAGGTGCTCTCGCTCGTGGAGTCTAGGATTCAAGGGCGGGATCTGGGATTCCTCGGCGAAGAGCGCGTCAACGTCGCAGAACTCAATCTCGCTCTTGACGAGCGGGAGGGCGCATGA
- a CDS encoding ATP-binding protein — MTGERMQRRGRLRVLLGAAPGVGKTYEMLAEGRRLHDEGRDVVIAIVETHEREATLAQTVGLPEVPRRIDSHRGVELSELDLDAVIARAPEIALVDELAHTNIPGSQHSKRWQDVEVLLDAGIDVITTVNVQHIESLNAVVEKITGIAQQETIPDAVVRAADEVEVVDLAPQSLRDRLSAGLVYPAERIDAALSNYFRLGNLTALRELALLWLADEVDSALRSYRADHGIEGTWQARERVVVALTGGPEGETLLRRGARIAARSAGGVLLAVHVSAQDGLRNDSPGALTAQRTLVESLGGSYHQIVGNDIPETLVEFAQSVDATQVVIGVSRRGRLMTALTGPGIGAEIIRHSGDIDVHIVTHAAAGGRASLPKITGGALGWRRQVLGFAVALAFGPLLSWLMFTFRSPESITAEVLAYQLLVVVVALIGGLRPAVFAAVLSGITLDFLFVAPQFTITIAHPLHVLALALYVTIAILVSIIVDQAARRARTAKRATAEAELLAAVAGNVLRGDNAVLALVSRTREAFGLSGVRLLDADGEVLARDGEPLRDGRAITVPVGSGDAPRAMLELHGGPLDGPARRLLDAIVAQLSAAIEHTDLRATAREAVTLAETDQVRSALLSALSHDLRRPLASAVAAIGGLRGAGALSAADRDELLATADESLGTLSTLITDLLDVSRVQAGVLAVSATRMDAAGSILAAIDELSFGPSDVELALDPSLPPLQADPVLLQRVLVNVLANAHRHSPDGRQVIVSTSRLGARAEIRIIDRGEGVPANRRDSMFQPFQRYGDTDNTTGLGLGLALSRGFTEGMGGSLTPEDTPGGGLTMVISLPLAAEQSDTEEAQQ, encoded by the coding sequence ATGACCGGAGAGCGGATGCAGCGACGTGGTCGCCTCCGCGTGCTGCTCGGCGCAGCCCCTGGGGTCGGGAAGACCTACGAGATGCTCGCCGAGGGCCGTCGGCTTCACGACGAGGGCCGGGATGTCGTCATCGCGATCGTCGAGACCCATGAGCGCGAGGCGACGCTGGCGCAGACCGTCGGCCTGCCCGAGGTGCCCCGACGGATCGACAGCCACCGCGGCGTCGAGCTCTCCGAACTCGACCTCGATGCGGTCATCGCCCGCGCCCCGGAGATCGCCCTCGTCGACGAGCTCGCGCACACGAACATCCCCGGTTCGCAGCATTCGAAGCGCTGGCAGGACGTCGAAGTGCTGCTGGATGCCGGCATCGATGTCATCACGACGGTCAACGTCCAGCACATCGAGTCGCTGAACGCGGTCGTGGAGAAGATCACCGGCATCGCCCAGCAGGAGACGATCCCCGATGCCGTCGTCCGTGCCGCCGACGAGGTCGAAGTCGTGGATCTCGCCCCGCAGTCGCTGCGGGACAGGCTTTCGGCGGGGCTCGTCTACCCGGCCGAGCGCATCGATGCGGCGCTGTCGAACTACTTCCGTCTCGGCAACCTGACCGCACTCCGCGAGCTCGCCCTGCTGTGGCTGGCCGACGAAGTCGACAGTGCCCTGCGCAGCTATCGGGCCGACCACGGCATCGAGGGCACGTGGCAGGCCAGGGAACGCGTGGTCGTCGCATTGACCGGTGGCCCGGAGGGCGAGACCCTGCTTCGCCGCGGTGCCAGGATCGCTGCCCGATCCGCGGGCGGGGTGCTCCTCGCCGTGCACGTGTCGGCGCAGGACGGGTTGCGAAACGACTCACCCGGGGCGTTGACGGCCCAGCGCACCCTGGTCGAGTCGCTGGGTGGCAGTTATCACCAGATCGTCGGCAACGACATCCCGGAGACCCTGGTGGAGTTCGCGCAGTCCGTGGACGCCACGCAGGTGGTGATCGGCGTGAGCCGGCGCGGCCGTCTGATGACAGCGCTGACGGGCCCGGGGATCGGTGCGGAGATCATCCGTCACTCCGGCGACATCGACGTGCACATCGTCACCCACGCGGCAGCCGGCGGACGCGCCTCGCTCCCCAAGATCACCGGTGGGGCGCTCGGATGGCGCCGCCAGGTGCTCGGATTCGCCGTCGCGCTCGCCTTCGGGCCGCTGCTGTCCTGGCTGATGTTCACGTTCCGCAGCCCCGAATCGATCACCGCCGAGGTTCTCGCGTATCAGCTGCTCGTCGTGGTGGTCGCGCTCATCGGAGGGCTGCGCCCTGCGGTGTTCGCCGCAGTGCTCTCCGGCATCACCCTGGACTTCCTCTTCGTCGCGCCGCAGTTCACGATCACGATCGCTCATCCCCTGCATGTGCTCGCCCTCGCCCTGTACGTCACGATCGCGATCCTGGTGAGCATCATCGTCGATCAGGCCGCGCGTCGGGCTCGCACCGCCAAGCGCGCCACGGCTGAGGCCGAGTTGCTGGCCGCGGTCGCGGGCAACGTGCTCCGCGGTGACAACGCCGTGCTCGCGCTCGTGAGTCGTACCCGTGAGGCGTTCGGGCTGAGCGGGGTGCGCCTGCTCGACGCCGACGGCGAGGTGCTCGCGCGCGACGGGGAGCCGTTGCGGGACGGCAGAGCGATCACGGTGCCGGTCGGATCCGGCGATGCCCCGCGCGCGATGCTCGAACTGCATGGCGGGCCGCTGGACGGTCCGGCCCGGCGACTGCTCGACGCGATCGTCGCCCAGTTGTCGGCAGCGATCGAGCACACCGACCTCCGTGCGACGGCGCGCGAGGCGGTCACCCTCGCCGAGACCGATCAGGTGCGAAGCGCCCTGCTCTCGGCGCTGAGTCACGACCTCCGCCGCCCGCTCGCATCAGCGGTCGCCGCCATCGGCGGTCTACGAGGGGCGGGTGCGCTGTCCGCCGCCGATCGGGACGAGCTCCTCGCCACCGCCGATGAAAGCCTGGGCACGCTGTCGACGCTCATCACCGATCTGCTCGACGTGAGTCGAGTGCAGGCGGGTGTGCTCGCCGTGTCCGCGACGCGGATGGATGCCGCCGGCAGCATCCTCGCCGCCATCGACGAGCTGTCTTTCGGCCCGTCCGATGTCGAACTCGCGCTCGACCCCTCGCTGCCGCCGCTGCAGGCCGATCCCGTGCTGCTGCAGCGGGTGCTGGTGAACGTCCTCGCCAACGCGCACCGGCATTCCCCGGATGGGCGGCAGGTGATCGTGTCGACGAGCCGGCTCGGTGCGCGCGCGGAGATCCGGATCATCGACCGCGGAGAGGGCGTGCCCGCGAACCGGCGCGACAGCATGTTCCAGCCGTTCCAGCGCTATGGCGACACCGACAACACCACCGGACTCGGTCTGGGACTCGCGCTGTCCCGCGGGTTCACCGAGGGCATGGGCGGTAGCCTGACTCCGGAGGATACGCCGGGAGGCGGCCTCACCATGGTCATCTCTCTGCCCCTGGCCGCAGAACAGTCCGACACGGAGGAAGCGCAGCAGTGA
- a CDS encoding response regulator, protein MKLLIADDDPQMVRALRITLAAHGYDVITAADGAAAITTAAQTHPDIILLDLGMPKMNGIEVIQALRGWTSAPIIVVSGRTGSADKVDALDAGADDFVTKPFQVDELLARLRALARRTAPAAGESTVSFGDVVVDLSAKAVTRAGARVHLTPTEWRMLEHLCRHPGALVTRQDLLKEIWGSEQVSDSGYLRLYMSQLRKKLELSPAAPVHLLTESGMGYRLVL, encoded by the coding sequence GTGAAGCTCCTCATCGCCGACGACGACCCCCAGATGGTGCGGGCGCTGCGCATCACCCTGGCGGCGCACGGCTACGACGTGATCACCGCCGCTGACGGCGCCGCCGCCATCACCACCGCGGCGCAGACGCATCCGGACATCATCCTGCTCGATCTGGGGATGCCGAAGATGAACGGCATCGAGGTCATCCAGGCTCTGCGCGGCTGGACGAGCGCACCGATCATCGTCGTCTCCGGCCGCACCGGCTCTGCCGACAAGGTCGATGCCCTGGATGCCGGAGCCGACGACTTCGTCACCAAGCCCTTCCAGGTCGACGAGCTGCTCGCGCGGCTGCGCGCGCTCGCCCGACGCACGGCTCCCGCGGCCGGAGAGTCGACGGTGAGCTTCGGCGACGTCGTCGTCGACCTGTCAGCGAAGGCGGTGACCCGAGCGGGCGCACGCGTGCACCTGACTCCGACGGAGTGGCGGATGCTGGAGCATCTGTGCCGGCATCCGGGCGCCCTCGTCACGCGGCAGGACCTGCTGAAGGAGATCTGGGGCAGCGAACAGGTGTCCGACTCCGGCTATCTGCGCCTGTACATGTCTCAGCTGCGCAAGAAGCTCGAGCTCTCGCCCGCCGCACCCGTGCACCTGCTGACCGAGTCCGGGATGGGCTACCGCCTCGTGCTGTGA
- a CDS encoding VanZ family protein, producing MNDPFQQIPVLPVVIPLGAVIFALLLWRLNAERIFSVPRAMVAAALAVYAAGIVGNTIFPIYLNPITGGTNWVPGLAIIPFADYEWGDAVTNILVFVPLGILSALLLAKPSWWKVLIAVAGTSLGIEVAQLAAQKFFAGGHIADINDLLSNIAGGMLGYGLLLILSRIPQVSGLVDRFRWSQVPAPAEIPAPVAA from the coding sequence ATGAACGACCCCTTTCAGCAGATCCCGGTGCTGCCGGTGGTCATTCCTCTCGGCGCCGTGATCTTCGCGCTGCTGCTCTGGCGCCTCAACGCCGAGCGGATCTTCTCCGTTCCGCGCGCCATGGTGGCCGCAGCTCTCGCCGTGTACGCCGCCGGCATCGTGGGGAACACGATCTTCCCGATCTATCTCAACCCCATCACTGGCGGCACCAACTGGGTTCCCGGGCTGGCGATCATCCCCTTCGCCGACTACGAGTGGGGCGACGCGGTGACGAACATCCTGGTGTTTGTGCCGCTCGGCATCCTCAGTGCACTGCTGCTGGCGAAGCCATCCTGGTGGAAGGTCCTCATCGCCGTGGCCGGAACCAGCCTCGGCATCGAGGTGGCTCAGTTGGCGGCGCAGAAATTCTTCGCCGGAGGGCACATCGCAGACATCAATGACCTCCTCTCCAACATCGCGGGAGGGATGCTGGGCTACGGTCTGCTGCTGATCCTGTCGCGCATTCCTCAGGTGTCCGGTCTCGTCGACCGCTTCCGCTGGTCGCAGGTTCCCGCTCCAGCGGAGATCCCGGCGCCTGTCGCCGCTTAG
- a CDS encoding TetR/AcrR family transcriptional regulator — translation MTEEEARERILAAAEELYYRKGYAAVGMDELRTAAGVSLRRLYALFPAKTDIVAAVLQRKHHEWETSLTAAVADAGTDPRTRLLAVYRYLEGWFCTDGFRGCAFINAFGELGGTNPEVAQIVREHKASFQKYMASLAAESGAPATLAAQLSILAEGAQSTAAISADPQVAAQARAAAEVLIDAALVQSIHNSAR, via the coding sequence ATGACCGAAGAAGAGGCTCGCGAGCGCATCCTCGCCGCCGCCGAGGAGCTCTACTACCGCAAGGGATACGCGGCCGTCGGGATGGATGAGCTGCGCACGGCGGCCGGCGTGTCGCTGCGCCGGCTGTATGCGCTGTTCCCCGCCAAGACCGACATCGTCGCCGCGGTCCTGCAACGCAAGCACCACGAGTGGGAGACGTCGCTCACGGCCGCGGTGGCGGATGCCGGCACCGACCCGCGCACCCGACTGCTCGCGGTCTATCGATACCTCGAGGGATGGTTCTGCACGGACGGCTTCCGCGGCTGCGCCTTCATCAACGCGTTCGGCGAGCTCGGCGGCACCAACCCCGAGGTCGCGCAGATCGTGCGCGAACACAAGGCGTCGTTCCAGAAGTACATGGCCTCGCTCGCCGCAGAGTCGGGCGCGCCCGCGACGCTCGCAGCTCAGCTGTCCATCCTCGCCGAAGGGGCGCAGAGCACCGCGGCGATCTCCGCCGACCCGCAGGTCGCCGCGCAGGCCAGGGCGGCCGCCGAAGTGCTCATCGACGCTGCGCTGGTGCAGAGCATCCATAACAGCGCTCGGTAA
- a CDS encoding alpha/beta hydrolase, with product MGYITVGTENSTSIELYYEDQGAGQPVVLIHGYPLNGHSWERQTRELLDQGYRVITYDRRGFGQSSKVGAGYDYDTFAADLNTVLETLDLRDVVLVGFSMGTGELARYVARYGHERVAKLAFLASLEPFLVQRDDNPEGVPQEVFDGIAAAAKGDRYAWFTQFYNDFYNLDENLGSRISQEVVTANWNLSVTSAPVAAYAVVPAWIEDFRGDVEAVRAAGKPTLILHGTKDNILPIDATARRFHQAVPEADYVEVEGAPHGLLWTHADEVNAALKEFLTK from the coding sequence ATGGGTTACATCACCGTCGGCACGGAGAACAGCACGTCCATCGAGCTCTACTACGAGGACCAGGGCGCTGGCCAGCCCGTCGTGCTGATCCACGGCTACCCGCTGAACGGCCACAGCTGGGAGCGCCAGACCCGCGAACTCCTCGACCAGGGCTACCGCGTCATCACCTACGACCGTCGCGGCTTCGGCCAGTCGTCGAAGGTGGGCGCCGGCTATGACTACGACACCTTCGCCGCCGATCTGAACACCGTGCTCGAGACCCTGGATCTGCGCGATGTCGTCCTCGTCGGCTTCTCGATGGGCACCGGCGAACTCGCCCGCTACGTCGCCCGCTACGGACACGAGCGTGTCGCGAAGCTGGCGTTCCTCGCCTCGCTCGAGCCCTTCCTCGTGCAGCGCGATGACAACCCCGAAGGCGTTCCGCAGGAGGTCTTCGACGGGATCGCCGCGGCTGCGAAGGGCGATCGCTACGCCTGGTTCACGCAGTTCTACAACGACTTCTACAACCTCGACGAGAACCTCGGCTCGCGCATCAGCCAGGAGGTCGTCACCGCCAACTGGAACCTTTCCGTCACCAGCGCTCCGGTCGCGGCCTACGCCGTCGTGCCGGCCTGGATCGAGGACTTCCGCGGCGACGTCGAGGCGGTGCGCGCGGCGGGCAAGCCCACGCTGATCCTGCACGGCACGAAGGACAACATCCTCCCCATCGACGCCACCGCCCGCCGCTTCCACCAGGCGGTGCCTGAGGCCGACTACGTCGAGGTCGAGGGCGCGCCGCACGGCCTCCTCTGGACCCACGCCGACGAGGTCAATGCCGCGCTGAAGGAGTTCCTCACGAAGTAG
- a CDS encoding iron ABC transporter permease: protein MTRIQLPSASDEQTASGSGVAHASSGSSVVSPGTDGAGDARTGGSSVVRGIVVLGALVVALSAVGFWHLTQGTSDASFTDGAILVGSRLPRLAAGAAVGIALGVAGLILQSLARNALASPDTLGVTAGSYLAVTAVAAFGIAIPVWASGAVAFAGGIIAAGIVLGLAGGAGSSTTRLILAGSALALAFQACTSTLLVLFDEETEGLFAWGSGSLSQLGLDAFLQAAPVVVVATILALLLSRRFDVLALGDDTASSLGVPIRSTRVVGILLAVVLIAVSVTLAGPMGFVGLCAPVLARLLARVVPILHRHVLLIPVSGLLGAIVVILSDALLRAIIGAEAAIAVPTGVATTLLGAVVLVVMARRLRDSGPTREPPKVRFGVRSTRRFRLVLVVTVAAVIGAVLLGLLAGSTWLLTGDIALWLRGEAPPLISFSLDERAPRVIAAVVAGGALALSGGIFQAVSRNPLADPGILGVTGGAGLGAVLVVTSAVASTAGMIAAALVGSLLAFALVYGLAWRRGLNADRFILIGIGVSYGTTALTTFFLLRANPWDTPKVYTWLSGTTYGRIWEQVVPVAVVLAIALPLVFMARRELDVMSLDEDTPRLVGISLERTRLGLLLLAAVLASFSVAAVGVIGFVGLVAPHAARALVGSRHARVIPVSVLLGAVLVALADTLGRTVIQPAQLPAGLIVALLGAPYFVWLLWRSRDA from the coding sequence GTGACCCGCATCCAGCTCCCGTCCGCGTCGGATGAACAGACGGCCTCCGGGTCAGGCGTCGCACACGCGTCGTCCGGGTCGTCGGTCGTCTCGCCCGGCACGGACGGGGCTGGAGACGCCCGGACCGGCGGATCGAGCGTCGTCCGGGGGATCGTCGTTCTCGGCGCTCTCGTGGTCGCGCTCTCCGCGGTGGGGTTCTGGCACCTCACGCAGGGAACCAGCGACGCCTCGTTCACGGATGGGGCGATCCTCGTCGGATCGCGCCTTCCGCGCCTCGCCGCGGGGGCTGCGGTCGGCATCGCGCTCGGCGTCGCCGGCCTCATCCTGCAGTCCCTCGCGCGTAACGCGCTGGCCTCACCAGACACCCTGGGTGTCACCGCTGGTTCCTACCTGGCCGTGACAGCCGTCGCCGCGTTCGGCATCGCGATCCCGGTGTGGGCATCGGGTGCCGTCGCGTTCGCCGGCGGTATCATCGCCGCCGGTATCGTCCTGGGCCTCGCCGGGGGCGCAGGCTCTTCGACGACCCGCCTCATCCTCGCCGGCTCCGCCCTCGCGCTCGCCTTCCAGGCGTGCACATCGACGCTGCTGGTGCTCTTCGACGAGGAGACCGAGGGGCTGTTCGCCTGGGGCAGTGGCAGTCTGTCGCAGCTCGGGTTGGATGCGTTCCTGCAAGCAGCGCCCGTCGTCGTGGTGGCCACGATTCTGGCGCTCCTGCTCTCCCGACGCTTCGACGTTCTCGCTCTCGGCGATGACACGGCGTCGTCGCTCGGGGTTCCGATCCGGTCGACCCGGGTCGTCGGCATCCTGCTCGCCGTCGTGCTGATCGCTGTATCGGTCACGCTCGCCGGCCCGATGGGATTCGTCGGACTGTGCGCCCCGGTACTCGCGCGACTGCTCGCCCGCGTCGTGCCGATCCTGCACCGTCACGTGCTGCTCATCCCGGTCTCCGGATTGCTCGGTGCGATCGTGGTGATCCTCTCCGACGCGCTGCTGCGGGCCATCATCGGCGCGGAGGCGGCGATCGCGGTGCCCACCGGTGTCGCCACGACGCTGCTCGGCGCCGTCGTGCTCGTCGTGATGGCGCGCCGACTGCGCGACTCCGGACCGACGCGCGAGCCGCCGAAAGTGCGCTTCGGTGTCCGCAGCACGCGGCGGTTCCGCCTTGTTCTCGTCGTGACGGTGGCCGCGGTGATCGGGGCTGTGCTGCTCGGCCTGCTGGCAGGGAGCACCTGGCTGCTCACCGGAGACATCGCCCTGTGGCTGCGCGGCGAGGCTCCGCCGCTGATCTCGTTCTCGCTCGACGAGCGCGCGCCGCGGGTGATCGCCGCGGTCGTTGCCGGGGGAGCACTCGCACTGTCGGGCGGCATCTTCCAGGCCGTCAGCCGCAATCCGCTGGCCGATCCCGGCATCCTCGGTGTCACCGGCGGCGCCGGTCTCGGCGCGGTCCTGGTGGTGACCAGCGCCGTCGCCTCGACCGCCGGCATGATCGCCGCTGCGCTGGTCGGTTCGCTCCTCGCGTTCGCCCTCGTCTACGGCCTGGCCTGGCGGCGCGGGCTGAACGCCGACCGGTTCATCCTCATCGGCATCGGGGTGTCCTACGGCACGACCGCATTGACGACCTTCTTCCTCCTGCGCGCGAATCCGTGGGACACCCCGAAGGTCTACACCTGGCTCTCCGGCACGACGTACGGGCGGATCTGGGAGCAGGTCGTGCCGGTCGCCGTCGTGCTCGCCATCGCCCTGCCGCTGGTCTTCATGGCCCGGCGAGAGCTCGATGTGATGTCTCTCGATGAGGACACCCCGCGCCTGGTCGGCATCAGCCTGGAGCGCACCCGGCTCGGCCTGCTGCTCCTTGCCGCCGTGCTGGCATCGTTCAGCGTCGCGGCTGTCGGCGTGATCGGCTTCGTCGGACTGGTCGCCCCGCATGCCGCCCGCGCGCTGGTCGGCTCACGGCACGCGCGCGTGATCCCGGTATCCGTGCTGCTCGGGGCCGTGCTCGTCGCCCTCGCCGACACCCTCGGACGCACGGTCATCCAGCCGGCCCAGCTGCCTGCCGGGCTCATCGTGGCACTGCTCGGAGCGCCGTACTTCGTCTGGCTGCTCTGGCGCTCGCGCGACGCGTAG
- a CDS encoding iron-siderophore ABC transporter substrate-binding protein, with translation MKKTPLTALALGSALLLALTACGTTQPTSAGTDKPVSASSEDCSADSTETSTGAVTLTDAFDRKIELDKPAERIAVLEWQQIEDALTLCVTPVAVADVEGYNTWVKAEELPADVKDVGTRQEPNLDALVAADPDLVIVEAFVRDDAIIAQLEAYGIPVLATLGADTADPLAQMLTTFDLIAQATGREDRAAVVTDEFEAHLASAKAKVADRVADTDEFVFFDGWVDGSNVRLRPYGQGSLVGEVGEALGLTNAWTGEVDAAYGLGQTDIEGMTAAGDASLFYAGTRETDGSIFIDAVADNAVWKSLPAVQDKRIHAFPAGVWMFGGPRSTEQIIDAYLEVLSK, from the coding sequence ATGAAGAAGACTCCCTTGACCGCGCTCGCTCTCGGCAGCGCCCTGCTACTCGCGCTCACCGCGTGCGGTACGACTCAGCCGACTTCGGCCGGCACGGACAAGCCGGTCTCCGCGTCCAGCGAGGACTGCTCCGCCGACTCCACGGAGACCTCGACCGGTGCGGTGACGCTCACCGATGCGTTCGACCGCAAGATCGAGCTCGACAAGCCCGCCGAGCGGATCGCGGTGCTCGAGTGGCAGCAGATCGAGGACGCTCTCACGCTCTGCGTCACCCCGGTCGCCGTCGCAGACGTCGAGGGATACAACACGTGGGTCAAGGCGGAGGAACTCCCGGCAGATGTGAAGGATGTCGGCACCCGGCAGGAGCCGAACCTCGATGCGCTGGTCGCCGCGGATCCCGACCTCGTCATCGTCGAGGCCTTCGTGCGCGATGACGCGATCATCGCTCAGCTCGAGGCATACGGCATCCCGGTACTCGCGACCCTCGGTGCCGACACCGCCGACCCGCTCGCCCAGATGCTCACCACGTTCGACCTGATCGCCCAGGCGACCGGTCGCGAAGATCGGGCTGCGGTCGTGACCGACGAGTTCGAAGCACACCTGGCCTCCGCGAAGGCGAAGGTCGCCGACCGCGTTGCCGACACCGACGAGTTCGTCTTCTTCGACGGCTGGGTCGATGGCAGCAACGTGCGACTGCGCCCCTACGGTCAGGGCTCGCTGGTCGGTGAGGTCGGCGAGGCGCTCGGCCTGACCAACGCATGGACTGGTGAGGTCGATGCAGCGTACGGTCTCGGCCAGACCGACATCGAAGGCATGACGGCAGCGGGTGACGCGAGCCTCTTCTACGCAGGCACCAGGGAGACCGACGGCAGCATCTTCATCGATGCCGTCGCCGACAACGCGGTCTGGAAGTCGCTGCCCGCAGTGCAGGACAAGCGCATCCACGCGTTCCCGGCGGGTGTGTGGATGTTCGGCGGACCGCGCTCGACCGAGCAGATCATCGACGCCTACCTTGAGGTCCTCTCGAAGTGA
- a CDS encoding ABC transporter ATP-binding protein, producing the protein MTTNELPASAALRGDALALSYGRTRVVHDVSLRLTPGRVTALIGPNGSGKSTALRALARLHRIGGGTVQVGEGADARDVSTLSAKEFARTVAMLSQSRPHPSGIEVADVVAYGRHPHRGRFSGTTDADRAAIAHALALTGLSEMAHRAVDQLSGGELQRVWLATALAQDTGVLLLDEPTNHLDLRYQIETLDLVRDLADNHGTALGVVLHDLDHAASVADEIVLLHQGRVHASGLPADVLTGENLSLVYGLRIDTVVDAETGLVRVIPRGRHHERHRAVAASR; encoded by the coding sequence GTGACCACCAACGAGCTCCCGGCATCCGCCGCTCTGCGTGGCGATGCGCTCGCGCTGAGTTACGGACGAACCCGTGTCGTGCACGACGTGTCGCTGCGACTCACGCCGGGGCGCGTGACGGCCCTGATCGGTCCGAACGGCAGTGGCAAGTCGACGGCGCTCCGTGCCCTCGCCCGCCTGCATCGCATCGGCGGCGGAACGGTGCAGGTCGGAGAAGGAGCAGATGCGCGCGACGTGTCGACGCTCTCCGCGAAGGAGTTCGCTCGCACTGTCGCGATGCTCTCGCAGTCGCGTCCGCATCCGTCGGGCATCGAGGTCGCAGACGTCGTCGCGTACGGCCGCCACCCGCACCGCGGACGGTTCTCCGGAACGACCGACGCTGACCGGGCGGCCATCGCGCACGCGCTCGCTCTCACCGGGTTGAGCGAAATGGCGCATCGCGCCGTCGATCAGCTCTCCGGCGGCGAGCTGCAGCGGGTGTGGCTCGCCACGGCGCTGGCGCAGGACACCGGAGTGCTGCTTCTGGACGAGCCGACCAACCACCTCGATCTGCGCTACCAGATCGAAACGCTCGACCTGGTGCGCGACCTCGCTGACAACCACGGCACGGCCCTCGGCGTTGTGCTGCACGACCTCGACCATGCCGCATCGGTCGCCGATGAGATCGTGCTGCTGCACCAGGGCCGAGTGCACGCGTCCGGGCTCCCCGCCGACGTACTGACCGGCGAGAACCTCTCCCTCGTGTACGGGCTGCGCATCGACACCGTGGTGGATGCCGAGACCGGCCTCGTCCGCGTCATCCCCCGTGGCCGTCACCACGAGCGGCACCGTGCCGTGGCGGCATCCCGATAG